Proteins encoded together in one Papaver somniferum cultivar HN1 unplaced genomic scaffold, ASM357369v1 unplaced-scaffold_21, whole genome shotgun sequence window:
- the LOC113339937 gene encoding protein STRUBBELIG-RECEPTOR FAMILY 6-like translates to MVVVMLNLKMEVMLLFCLAFSCIFQSNLLLINGDTDQKDAAALGLLYTNLNSPQQLTGWIANGGDPCGIGINWKGVTCTGTAVTALKLSGLQLNGNVGYNLQDLGSLKELDLSNNNLAGSIPYSLPPNLERLNLAKNTFNGPIPYSISLMASLKYLDLSHNQLQNQLGDLFNNLPQLITLDVSFNALNSNLSQSLSALPSVKNIYLQNNQFTGTLDVLANLPLENLNVENNQFVGWVPAQLKGIKSLKTGGNQWFSGPAPPGPPRRAKTKPKSDDNGKDKSDSNGDGKKSGLGAGGIAGILVALLVVVGAAVAFFLIKKKRSKKSSTDVEKHEEDHHFTPLASNEVKEMKSMQAPSEPAKKTFETTSAAVNLRPPPIERLKSFDDEDYSTKPVVVKKANAAPISATVYSIADLQMATASFSVDNLIGEGSIGRVYQAQFDDGKVLAVKKIDSSALPNQSSRDFLEIVSDISRLHHPNVTELVGYCSEHGQHLLIYDFYKNGSLHDFLHLSDEYSKPLSWSSRVTIALGTARALEYLHEVCSPSIVHKNFKSGNILLDSELTPHLSDCGMASFVQNADHQGLDINTGSGYSAPEVAMSGQYTLKSDVYSFGVVMLELLTGRKPFDSSRSRSEQSLVRWATPQLHDIDALDKMVDSSLKGHYPPKSLSRFADVVALCVQSEPEFRPPMSEVVQALVRLVQRANMSKRNLGEDRRSEDPDVVQDDMY, encoded by the exons atggtggtggtgatgctcAACCTCAAGATGGAGGTGATGCTGCTCTTCTGTCTCGCCTTCTCCTGCATTTTTCAATCTAATCTTCTGCTCATCAATGGTGATACAGATCAGAAAGATG CTGCTGCTCTTGGGCTTTTGTACACCAACTTGAACTCACCACAACAGCTAACAGGATGGATTGCAAATGGTGGAGACCCTTGTGGAATTGGGATCAATTGGAAAGGTGTTACCTGCACCGGCACCGCCGTTACAGCATT AAAATTATCAGGTCTTCAACTGAATGGAAATGTGGGATACAATTTGCAAGATTTAGGTTCATTGAAGGAACT GGATTTGAGCAACAACAATCTTGCAGGCAGTATACCATACAGTCTTCCTCCAAACCTTGAAAGACT AAATCTTGCCAAAAATACTTTCAATGGACCTATTCCCTATTCCATTTCTCTAATGGCATCTCTTAAATACCT AGACCTCAGTCATAATCAACTGCAAAACCAATTGGGCGACTTATTCAACAACCTTCCTCAACTTATCACATT GGATGTCTCTTTTAATGCTCTAAATAGCAACCTTTCTCAGAGTCTTAGCGCACTACCAAGTGTCAAGAACAT ATATCTGCAAAATAACCAATTCACGGGTACACTTGATGTCCTTGCAAATCTTCCCCTGGAAAATCT GAATGTGGAGAATAACCAATTTGTTGGTTGGGTTCCTGCCCAGTTAAAAGGCATAAAGAGCCTCAA GACCGGTGGTAATCAATGGTTCTCAGGGCCTGCACCACCTGGGCCACCTCGACGCGCCAAGACAAAACCGAAATCTGATGACAATGGCAAGGACAAATCTGATTCTAACGGAGATGGGAAGAAATCAGGCCTTGGAGCTGGAGGTATAGCTGGAATATTGGTAGCACTTTTGGTTGTTGTTGGGGCAGCAGTTGCATTCTTTTTAATTAAGAAGAAGAGATCCAAAAAGTCATCTACAGATGTTGAAAAGCACGAAGAAGATCATCACTTCACTCCTCTGGCTTCAAATGAAGTTAAAG AAATGAAGTCTATGCAGGCCCCCTCGGAACCTGCCAAAAAGACATTTGAAACTACTTCTGCAGCAGTGAACCTTCGACCTCCACCTATTGAACGACTCAAATCATTTGATGATGAAGACTATTCAACAAAACCTGTTGTTGTAAAGAAAGCGAATGCCGCTCCCATTAGTGCCACAGTTTACTCCATAGCGGATCTGCAGATGGCTACAGCTAGCTTCAGTGTAGATAACCTTATCGGAGAGGGTTCTATTGGACGTGTTTATCAAGCTCAATTTGATGACGGGAAG GTTCTTGCTGTGAAGAAAATTGATTCATCTGCTCTGCCAAACCAATCATCACGAGATTTCTTGGAGATAGTATCAGACATCTCTCGGTTGCATCATCCAAATGTGACAGAGCTTGTGGGATACTGTTCTGAGCACGGACAACACCTCCTAATCTACGATTTTTACAAAAATGGTTCACTTCATGATTTCTTGCACCTCTCAGATGAATACTCTAAACCATTGTCATGGAGTTCCCGCGTCACAATTGCTCTAGGAACTGCACGAGCACTAGA GTATTTGCACGAGGTTTGCTCACCATCTATTGTTCATAAGAATTTCAAGTCCGGCAACATCCTGCTGGATTCGGAACTCACCCCTCACCTCTCAGATTGCGGAATGGCAAGCTTTGTCCAAAATGCAGATCATcag GGATTAGACATAAACACAGGTTCTGGATATAGTGCACCAGAAGTTGCAATGTCCGGCCAATATACCTTAAAGAGTGATGTCTACAGTTTTGGAGTCGTCATGTTGGAGCTTCTCACTGGTCGTAAACCCTTTGACAG CTCAAGATCAAGATCCGAACAATCTTTGGTTCGGTGGGCAACACCTCAGCTCCATGACATTGATGCATTAGATAAAATGGTTGACTCGTCACTGAAAGGACACTACCCTCCTAAATCCCTCTCACGATTCGCTGACGTGGTTGCTCTCTGTGTCCAG TCTGAGCCAGAGTTCCGACCACCAATGTCAGAGGTTGTACAGGCGCTAGTACGACTAGTGCAACGAGCTAACATGAGCAAAAGAAATCTCGGAGAAGATCGACGATCAGAAGACCCAGATGTTGTGCAGGATGACATGTATTAG
- the LOC113340366 gene encoding 26S proteasome regulatory subunit 7A translates to MAPEPEDDIMNEKNPPPLDEDDIALLKTYGLGPYSNSIKKTEKEIKEMAKKVNDLCGIKESDTGLAAPSQWDLVSDKQMMQEEQPLQVARCTKIINANTEDAKYVINVKQIAKFVVGLGDKVSPTDIEEGMRVGVDRNKYQIQIPLPPKIDPSVTMMTVEEKPDVTYADVGGCKEQIEKMREVVELPMLHPEKFVKLGIDPPKGVLCYGPPGTGKTLLARAVANRTDACFIRVIGSELVQKYVGEGARMVRELFQMARSKKACIVFFDEVDAIGGARFDDGVGGDNEVQRTMLEIVNQLDGFDARGNIKVLMATNRPDTLDPALLRPGRLDRKVEFGLPDLESRTQIFKIHTRTMNCERDIRFELLARLCPNSTGADIRSVCTEAGMYAIRARRKTVTEKDFLDAVNKVIKGYQKFSATPKYMVYN, encoded by the exons ATGGCTCCAGAACCAGAGGATGATATCATGAACGAGAAGAACCCACCTCCTTTGGATGAAGATGATATTGCTCTTCTAAAGACCTAC GGATTGGGTCCATACTCAAATAGTATTAAAAAGACTGAGAAGGAGATTAAAGAGATGGCCAAGAAGGTCAATGATTTATGCG GGATTAAGGAGTCTGACACTGGATTAGCTGCCCCGAGTCAGTGGGATCTTGTTTCTGATAAGCAAATGATGCAGGAAGAGCAACCTCTTCAG GTTGCTAGATGTACAAAGATTATTAATGCAAACACTGAAGATGCCAAGTATGTCATTAATGTCAAGCAGATTGCAAAG TTTGTTGTTGGCTTGGGGGACAAAGTCTCACCTACTGACATTGAAGAAGGAATGCGTGTTGG TGTTGACAGAAATAAATATCAGATTCAAATCCCCCTACCCCCAAAGATTGATCCAAGTGTTACTATGATGACTGTCGAAGAAAAGCCCGATGTAACCTATGCTGATGTTGGTGGATGTAAAGAGCAAATTGAGAAGATGCGAGAG GTTGTTGAACTGCCCATGCTTCATCCTGAAAAATTCGTCAAGCTTGGAATTGATCCTCCTAAGGGTGTTCTCTGCTATGGACCACCTGGTACTGGCAAAACACTACTAGCTAGAGCTGTAGCCAACAGAACTGATGCATGTTTCATCAGAGTTATTGGAAGTGAGCTtgtccagaaatacgttggtgaGGGAGCTCGTATGGTTCGAGAGCTTTTCCAG atgGCCCGTTCAAAGAAGGCTTGCATTGTGTTTTTCGATGAAGTTGATGCAATTGGTGGTGCTCGTTTTGATGACGGTGTTGGTGGGGATAATGAGGTGCAACGTACTATGCTTGAGATTGTGAATCAGCTTGATGGATTCGATGCACGTGGAAACATTAAAGTGCTCATGGCGACTAACAG GCCTGACACTTTGGACCCAGCTCTATTGCGTCCTGGACGGTTAGATCGTAAAGTTGAATTTGGGTTGCCTGACTTGGAAAGCAGGACCCAGATATTCAAAATTCATACTAGGACAATGAACTGTGAACGTGACATTAGGTTTGAGCTCTTAGCCCGTCTTTGCCCAAATTCCACTG GAGCTGATATCCGTAGTGTGTGTACCGAGGCTGGAATGTATGCAATCCGTGCACGTAGGAAAACCGTGACAGAGAAAGACTTCCTTGATGCTGTCAACAAGGTCATCAAGGGTTACCAAAAGTTCAGTGCAACTCCCAAGTACATGGTGTACAACTGA
- the LOC113340365 gene encoding DNA-directed RNA polymerase I subunit rpa49-like, producing the protein MAEQELEMELEDYSLKKEKKKKRKRKQPIDLKIEMVKENQEKIAPLVGYFPTGYDPHKKAQDDGNGDDVKVYRHVRRSRLELVVKPKGSKVNFVGTNYSGEAEAPISCQYALGVFDKETQTLKIVKIESNKIFRLEPKFAGKDKAPDEAKVEALTAQERAERLNDLTMALGTKKAKKQVREKANLNRKENEETQKQMGEKIKKLKVLANATAGDNSEPARNIPYHDTTAETPERAYPIEKIISKGENEILQKALHYLFYTEKVALEAFPIFVRNRIQKMKEIEDETERQTLGVILSYMTHLIKFKDKHSVDHKASAKDHRIPEMLLQSFNSKFKDADDGGKKKREMSGPKNDLLISHVLLLSLMVDDFNSNPTDIAQDLRMTTLKLRPHYLNLGVKMVGGKGKGKIAQATLPVPLNFPPMEQRRRKKGRKY; encoded by the exons ATGGCTGAACAAG aattAGAAATGGAGTTAGAAGATTATTCactgaagaaggagaagaagaagaagagaaagaggaaaCAACCCATTGATTTGAAAATAGAGATGgtgaaagaaaatcaagaaaagaTAGCTCCATTAGTAGGTTATTTTCCAACTGGTTATGACCCTCATAAGAAGGCTCAAGatgatggtaatggtgatgaTGTTAAGGTTTACAGACATGTTAGACGTTCTCGTTTAGAGCTTGTTGTTAAACCTAAAGGATCCAAGGTTAATTTTGTTGGTACTAATTATTCTGGGGAAGCTGAAGCTCCTATATCCTGTCAGTATGCTCTTGGTGTTTTCGATAAGGAGACGCAAACTCTAAAAATCGTCAAAATTGAATCCAATAAG ATTTTTAGACTGGAACCGAAGTTCGCAGGCAAAGATAAAGCACCTGACGAAGCAAAGGTTGAAGCATTAACCGCACAAGAGAGGGCAGAGAGATTGAATGATCTTACCATGGCCCTCGGAACAAAGAAGGCTAAAAAGCAG GTCAGAGAGAAGGCTAACCTGAACAGAAAGGAAAATGAAGAGACCCAAAAACAGATGGGAGAAAAAATTAAGAAGCTTAAGGTCCTGGCAAATGCCACGGCAGGTGATAATTCAGAACCTGCTCGTAACATCCCGTACCATGATACTACTGCTGAAACGCCAGAAAGAGCTTATCCTATAGAGAAAATTATTTCTAAAGGGGAAAATGAAATCCTCCAAAAAGCTCTACACTATCTGTTCTACACGGAAAAAGTAGCACTCGAAGCTTTTCCAATTTTTGTCCGCAATCGGATACAGAAAATGAAGGAAATCGAG GATGAAACGGAGAGACAGACTCTTGGTGTCATATTGTCGTATATGACGCACCTCATCAAGTTTAAGGATAAACATTCAGTAGACCATAAAGCATCTGCAAAAGACCACCGAATTCCAGAGATGTTACTCCAGAGCTTCAATAGCAAGTTCAAAGATGCAGATGATGGTGGAAAGAAGAAACGCGAAATGTCTGGTCCAAAGAATGATCTCCTGATAAGCCATGTGTTACTACTCAGTCTCATGGTGGACGATTTCAACTCTAACCCAACTGATATCGCCCAGGACTTGAGGATGACGACGTTAAAACTGAGACCACATTACTTGAACTTGGGTGTCAAGATGGTTGGCGGAAAAGGGAAAGGAAAGATCGCACAAGCTACACTTCCTGTTCCTCTTAACTTCCCTCCAATGGAGCAACGCAGAAGGAAAAAGGGTCGTAAATATTAA
- the LOC113339585 gene encoding uncharacterized protein LOC113339585 — MATTSITTIFLFVLMVVFITEMAFGRPEPIPAELAAGSLSTPLENGEVHGEREENLPKGAGLKGNGKNDAGNGLVTEEMSGMLKKDIKNGELSGNLEGSRNVGPGIVEEERSLSGKGTLKDTKGILTGNEKVNAANGLATGHVEVQPKGNLQDGTLEVTATGSVVVAGKQGLNPHNEKTTQTYGSRSNGKAHEATTYEPAPKINNNGY, encoded by the exons ATGGCTACAACTTCAATCACTACCATTTTCCTCTTTGTTTTAATGGTGGTATTCATTACCG AGATGGCATTTGGCCGCCCGGAACCAATCCCAGCTGAATTAGCCGCCGGGTCGTTATCAACCCCGCTAGAGAACGGGGAAGTACACGGCGAGAGAGAAGAAAATTTACCCAAGGGTGCCGGGTTGAAGGGAAATGGAAAAAACGATGCAGGCAACGGCCTTGTAACAGAGGAAATGTCAGGGATGCTGAAGAAAGACATAAAAAATGGTGAATTAAGTGGGAACTTGGAAGGGTCAAGGAATGTAGGCCCTGGGATTGTAGAGGAGGAACGGTCACTCAGCGGAAAGGGGACCTTAAAGGATACAAAGGGGATACTAACAGGAAATGAGAAGGTGAATGCGGCCAATGGTCTCGCAACGGGACATGTGGAAGTGCAGCCGAAGGGGAATTTACAGGATGGAACCTTAGAGGTAACGGCGACAGGCTCGGTGGTGGTTGCAGGAAAACAAGGATTGAACCCGCACAATGAGAAAACAACACAGACGTACGGAAGCCGTTCAAACGGGAAGGCTCATGAGGCAACGACATATGAACCTGCTCCCAAGATTAATAATAATGGTTATTAA